One genomic window of Deltaproteobacteria bacterium HGW-Deltaproteobacteria-6 includes the following:
- a CDS encoding acetyl-CoA C-acyltransferase (Catalyzes the synthesis of acetoacetyl coenzyme A from two molecules of acetyl coenzyme A. It can also act as a thiolase, catalyzing the reverse reaction and generating two-carbon units from the four-carbon product of fatty acid oxidation), giving the protein MSDAVIVEAVRSPGGRYKKGGLANTRSDAYGIQVLKGLMARLPQVDPGEIDDLIVGCSFPEHEQGMNMGRILAMGAGLPISCSGMTVNRFCSSGVQAIADATAKIRAGWSEIIIAGGCETMSHIPMGGSAMRPNPDWKFDGSMPNVYINMGNTAENVAMNHNVSRADMDKFAVESNRRAYEAIQSGKFKEEIIPINAFKYKIKNGKRIRETVVFDMDDGVRWPTTVEDLGKLKSPFKLGGGCTAGNSSQMTDGAAFCMIMTAEKAKALKLKPIAKMTHYAVAGCLAEEMGVGPAYAIPKVLKMAGLTTKDVDVFEINEAFASQAIYSCREVGIEDRYWAGDINPNGGAIALGHPLGCTGAKLTAQLLHELKRRGGKRGIVSMCIGGGMGAAGLYEML; this is encoded by the coding sequence ATGAGTGATGCTGTAATTGTTGAAGCCGTAAGAAGTCCAGGCGGCCGTTATAAAAAAGGTGGTCTTGCAAATACAAGGTCGGATGCCTATGGGATTCAAGTACTCAAAGGTTTGATGGCCAGATTGCCGCAAGTGGATCCCGGGGAAATTGATGATTTAATTGTCGGTTGTTCGTTCCCGGAGCACGAGCAGGGCATGAATATGGGAAGAATTTTAGCGATGGGAGCAGGGCTTCCTATTTCCTGTTCAGGCATGACCGTTAATCGTTTTTGCTCATCCGGTGTTCAGGCTATTGCTGACGCCACGGCTAAAATTCGTGCTGGTTGGTCGGAGATCATCATTGCCGGCGGTTGTGAAACCATGAGCCATATTCCGATGGGTGGATCAGCGATGCGTCCGAATCCGGATTGGAAGTTTGACGGCAGTATGCCCAACGTTTATATCAACATGGGCAATACGGCGGAAAATGTAGCCATGAATCATAATGTTTCACGGGCAGACATGGATAAGTTTGCTGTGGAAAGCAATCGCCGGGCTTATGAAGCCATTCAGTCCGGAAAATTCAAGGAAGAAATCATTCCTATTAACGCTTTCAAATACAAGATTAAAAACGGCAAACGTATTCGCGAGACAGTCGTCTTTGATATGGATGACGGCGTCCGTTGGCCGACAACCGTTGAGGATCTCGGCAAACTGAAATCCCCGTTCAAATTGGGCGGTGGTTGTACAGCGGGTAACTCTTCCCAAATGACGGACGGCGCTGCTTTTTGTATGATTATGACCGCCGAAAAAGCAAAAGCATTAAAACTGAAACCCATTGCCAAAATGACCCATTATGCAGTCGCCGGATGTCTGGCGGAAGAAATGGGTGTTGGTCCTGCTTATGCAATTCCCAAGGTTTTAAAAATGGCCGGTTTGACGACGAAGGACGTTGATGTTTTTGAAATTAACGAAGCCTTTGCTTCGCAGGCGATTTATTCCTGCCGCGAAGTCGGCATTGAAGACCGTTATTGGGCAGGCGACATTAACCCCAACGGCGGTGCGATTGCTCTGGGACATCCGCTGGGATGCACCGGCGCCAAGCTGACGGCCCAACTGCTGCATGAGTTGAAACGTCGCGGTGGAAAACGTGGTATTGTTTCCATGTGTATCGGCGGCGGTATGGGCGCAGCCGGTCTTTATGAAATGTTGTAA
- a CDS encoding glycosyl transferase family 2, with amino-acid sequence MFKTKKVIVVMPAYNAAQTLKKTYDEVMAQEIVDLVILVDDASGDETSSIAARLPNTRVHVHEKNRGYGGNQKTCYRMALEEGADIIIMVHPDYQYTPKLIPAMASMIGNGLYHCVLGSRILGGHAVRSGMPLWKYIANRFLTLSENVMLGAKLSEYHTGYRAFSRELLEKLPLESNSDDFVFDNQMLAQIVWFGYTIAEVSCPTKYFAEASSINFMRSVKYGIGCLATAMSFRLSKWGLIRTSLFPEIHA; translated from the coding sequence ATGTTTAAAACTAAAAAAGTCATTGTTGTAATGCCCGCGTATAACGCAGCTCAAACATTGAAAAAGACTTATGATGAGGTTATGGCCCAGGAGATTGTCGATCTGGTTATCCTGGTGGACGATGCAAGTGGCGACGAAACATCATCTATTGCCGCCCGACTTCCCAATACGAGGGTTCATGTCCACGAAAAAAACCGTGGATATGGCGGTAATCAGAAGACCTGTTACAGGATGGCTCTGGAAGAGGGAGCGGATATCATCATTATGGTTCATCCCGATTATCAATACACGCCAAAACTGATTCCGGCCATGGCATCCATGATCGGGAACGGACTTTATCACTGTGTTCTCGGATCGAGAATTCTGGGCGGACATGCGGTGAGATCCGGGATGCCGCTGTGGAAGTACATTGCCAATCGTTTTCTTACCTTATCTGAAAATGTGATGCTGGGAGCGAAGCTTTCGGAATATCATACGGGATATCGCGCCTTTTCCCGGGAGTTGCTTGAAAAGTTGCCTTTGGAATCTAATTCCGATGATTTTGTTTTCGATAATCAAATGCTGGCCCAGATTGTCTGGTTTGGTTATACGATTGCCGAGGTCAGTTGCCCGACGAAATACTTTGCCGAAGCGTCATCGATCAACTTTATGCGCAGCGTTAAATATGGGATAGGATGCCTGGCAACAGCGATGAGCTTTCGTCTGTCAAAATGGGGACTTATCCGGACGTCTCTCTTCCCGGAGATCCACGCATGA
- a CDS encoding gamma carbonic anhydrase family protein, whose protein sequence is MALYEFDGKRPQVPSDSFVHPAAVLIGDVRIGHECLIAPGVSIRADFGPVIIGDRSSVQDNAVIHVYPGSQSIIGDDVTVAHGVILHDVHIHDRCMIGIGAIVLFNAVCEEDVFVSVGSLVPKGMRIPAGKIVAGNPATITRDVTDKDKAAAKDGIEAYRYLCRTYLATMKNMT, encoded by the coding sequence ATGGCGCTTTATGAATTTGATGGTAAAAGGCCGCAGGTTCCCTCCGATTCTTTCGTTCATCCGGCCGCCGTTTTGATTGGCGATGTTCGCATCGGACATGAATGTCTGATCGCGCCCGGTGTTTCCATCCGCGCAGACTTCGGTCCGGTCATTATCGGTGACCGTTCCAGCGTTCAGGACAATGCTGTCATTCACGTCTATCCGGGATCTCAGTCCATCATCGGAGATGACGTCACTGTAGCTCACGGTGTAATTCTGCATGACGTCCACATCCATGACCGATGCATGATCGGCATCGGCGCCATCGTCCTTTTTAATGCTGTTTGCGAAGAAGATGTTTTTGTCTCGGTAGGCTCGCTGGTTCCCAAGGGCATGCGCATTCCCGCCGGAAAAATTGTCGCGGGAAACCCCGCCACAATCACCCGCGATGTTACAGATAAGGATAAAGCAGCCGCAAAAGACGGCATTGAAGCCTATCGCTACCTATGCCGAACCTATCTGGCCACGATGAAGAATATGACTTAA
- a CDS encoding KpsF/GutQ family sugar-phosphate isomerase produces MKKAQDKNMSNNRAAIERAKEVLKIEAQSILSLVDKIDGNFTSAVDLIFKCKGRVIITGIGKSGLIGRKIVATLTSTGTQALFLHPAEGIHGDLGIVTRKDVLLAISNSGETRELIPIISSVKHIGAPIISFTGVLSSTLAKNSDIVIDVSVEKEACPFGLAPTSSSTAALAMGDALAIALIDKRKFREQDFYKFHPGGSLGTRLKAKVSDAMIVGDRIPRVFSKTGIRQAISEIDEKNVGFVLITDKKDNLLGILTDGDVRRMVSKGLSFTGLTIDDVMTPNPKTIGEKASLAETVEFMQKKEITSLAVINDKKKLKGYVHLHDIFGRGGSVNISLTY; encoded by the coding sequence ATGAAAAAAGCACAGGACAAAAACATGAGCAATAATAGAGCGGCTATAGAACGCGCCAAAGAAGTTCTGAAAATTGAAGCACAGAGTATTTTGAGTCTGGTCGATAAGATCGATGGAAATTTTACCAGCGCGGTCGATTTGATCTTTAAATGCAAGGGACGCGTTATTATCACGGGCATCGGCAAGTCCGGATTAATCGGTCGAAAAATCGTCGCCACACTGACCAGCACGGGGACACAGGCGCTCTTTCTCCATCCCGCAGAAGGCATTCACGGGGATCTGGGCATTGTAACGAGAAAAGACGTTCTCCTGGCAATTTCCAACAGCGGTGAAACACGCGAACTGATACCCATCATCAGTTCGGTTAAGCATATTGGAGCGCCTATCATTTCCTTTACCGGCGTACTCTCTTCGACACTGGCCAAAAACAGCGACATCGTCATTGACGTATCCGTGGAAAAAGAAGCCTGCCCTTTCGGTCTTGCGCCGACCTCCAGTTCCACTGCCGCCCTGGCCATGGGCGACGCCCTGGCTATCGCGCTGATCGATAAACGGAAATTCCGTGAACAGGACTTTTACAAGTTTCATCCCGGCGGCTCTCTGGGCACAAGACTCAAAGCAAAAGTGAGCGACGCCATGATAGTGGGAGACAGAATCCCGCGCGTGTTCAGCAAAACCGGTATCCGGCAGGCCATTTCGGAAATTGACGAGAAGAATGTCGGCTTTGTTCTGATCACGGACAAAAAAGACAACCTGCTCGGCATCCTCACGGATGGTGATGTGCGACGGATGGTCAGCAAAGGCCTGTCTTTCACCGGGCTGACGATAGACGATGTCATGACGCCCAATCCCAAGACCATCGGCGAAAAAGCTTCGCTGGCGGAAACGGTGGAGTTTATGCAGAAAAAGGAAATTACCTCACTGGCCGTGATCAATGATAAGAAAAAACTTAAAGGGTATGTCCATCTGCATGACATTTTTGGCAGGGGCGGCTCCGTTAACATTTCATTGACCTATTAG
- the speB gene encoding agmatinase gives MNFGGIYPECSMRDARFVVVPVPYDLTSTYQPGSRRGPAAIIEASTNMELYDEELKKETYLAGIHTAAPVSVDARGPKHMISAVRKKISRIVSLNKIPVMLGGEHSITLGAVQAVAEQYPKLTVLQLDAHADLRDSYQGTPYNHACVARRITEICSLVQVGIRSMSKEEGDYLPTSEVKSYSADYVSENKNWAQTVSKDLRGDVFITIDLDVFDPSIMSATGTPEPGGLSWRDVLQLLRLVSGKCSIRGFDVVELAPLPGVVAPDFMAAKLIYRLMGYITK, from the coding sequence ATGAATTTTGGCGGAATATATCCCGAATGTTCCATGCGTGACGCTCGATTTGTTGTTGTGCCCGTGCCCTACGATTTGACTTCGACATATCAGCCCGGCAGCCGCCGGGGGCCGGCGGCCATCATCGAAGCTTCAACCAACATGGAGCTTTATGATGAAGAACTGAAGAAAGAAACATATCTGGCCGGCATCCATACAGCCGCGCCGGTCAGCGTGGACGCCCGCGGGCCGAAGCATATGATCAGCGCCGTGCGGAAAAAAATCAGCCGTATCGTCTCATTAAACAAGATTCCGGTGATGCTGGGCGGAGAGCACAGCATCACGCTGGGCGCCGTTCAGGCTGTTGCCGAGCAATATCCCAAATTGACCGTTCTGCAACTGGATGCCCACGCCGATTTGCGTGACAGCTATCAGGGTACGCCTTATAATCACGCCTGTGTAGCCAGACGAATCACCGAGATTTGTTCTCTGGTCCAGGTGGGCATTCGGAGCATGAGCAAGGAAGAGGGGGATTATCTGCCGACTAGTGAAGTCAAGTCCTACAGCGCTGATTATGTTTCGGAAAACAAGAACTGGGCGCAAACAGTTTCTAAGGATCTGCGCGGCGATGTTTTTATTACTATCGATTTAGATGTATTCGATCCGTCGATCATGTCCGCGACCGGTACGCCTGAGCCGGGCGGTCTCTCCTGGCGCGATGTTTTGCAGTTACTGCGTCTGGTTTCCGGTAAATGCAGTATCCGGGGGTTTGACGTTGTTGAATTAGCCCCTTTGCCGGGAGTTGTTGCTCCTGATTTCATGGCGGCTAAACTGATTTATCGTTTAATGGGCTATATAACAAAATAG
- a CDS encoding arginine decarboxylase, pyruvoyl-dependent translates to MNPSVPQKIFFTKGVGTHKEELHSFELALRDAGIEKCNLVQVSSIFPPGCKVISMAQGVKELQPGAITYCVMSRCCSNEPRRLLASSVGLAIPADKKAYGYISEHHAFGRTEKEAGDYAEDLAAAMLASTLGIDFDIDESWDEKKEIFKISGKIVSTRNITQSTIVKNNWFTTVVAAAVFIF, encoded by the coding sequence TTGAATCCCAGTGTACCCCAAAAAATATTTTTTACCAAAGGTGTCGGCACCCACAAAGAAGAGCTGCATTCATTTGAATTGGCTCTGCGGGATGCCGGTATTGAAAAGTGCAATCTGGTGCAGGTATCCAGCATTTTCCCCCCCGGCTGCAAAGTGATTTCCATGGCACAAGGCGTCAAAGAACTGCAACCGGGAGCGATCACATATTGTGTGATGAGCCGTTGCTGCAGCAACGAACCACGCCGGTTGCTTGCGTCGTCGGTGGGGCTGGCCATTCCCGCTGATAAAAAAGCCTATGGTTACATCAGCGAGCATCACGCCTTTGGCAGAACGGAAAAAGAGGCGGGCGATTACGCGGAAGATCTGGCCGCCGCGATGCTGGCTTCGACGCTGGGTATTGATTTTGATATTGATGAAAGCTGGGACGAGAAAAAAGAAATATTCAAAATCAGCGGCAAAATCGTCAGCACGCGCAACATTACGCAGTCGACCATTGTTAAAAACAATTGGTTTACAACAGTTGTCGCAGCCGCAGTTTTCATTTTCTAG
- a CDS encoding phospholipase D family protein has product MKRRLIFLTVIICLFIPICSSAEPTSAKSISNIDVCFSPGGNCTAAIVKELDAARSEILVQAYSFTSAPIAQALVRAHKRGIIVKVILDKSQDREGYSSVMFLKNAGIPTSIDSAHAIAHNKVMIIDAETVITGSFNFTKAAEQKNAENLLIIKSRDLAKFYIDNWMRHKEHSG; this is encoded by the coding sequence ATGAAGCGTCGCTTGATATTTCTTACGGTCATTATCTGTCTATTCATCCCCATCTGCTCCAGCGCGGAACCCACTTCTGCAAAAAGCATATCCAATATTGATGTTTGTTTTTCACCTGGCGGAAACTGCACAGCGGCAATCGTTAAAGAATTGGATGCGGCCAGATCGGAGATCCTTGTCCAGGCATACTCATTCACCTCTGCACCAATCGCCCAGGCCCTGGTGCGTGCTCATAAGCGTGGCATCATCGTCAAAGTTATCCTGGATAAAAGCCAGGACCGGGAAGGGTACTCCTCTGTCATGTTTCTAAAGAACGCTGGCATCCCCACTTCCATTGATTCCGCGCACGCCATCGCCCACAATAAGGTTATGATTATCGATGCGGAAACCGTTATCACCGGATCATTCAACTTTACCAAGGCAGCAGAGCAAAAGAACGCAGAAAACCTTCTGATCATCAAGTCCAGGGACCTGGCAAAGTTTTATATCGATAATTGGATGAGGCATAAGGAGCATTCAGGGTAA